DNA from Deinococcus aquaedulcis:
GCCTCCGCCGCTTTCCCTTTGGCCGTTAGAACGCTCCGTCCAGCGCCCCCAGCGCCGCCTCGGCATCCGAAATGCCGGCCTGGGCCATATCCGGGCGGCCCCCGCCCTTGCCGCCGCCGGCCGCCGCCAGCTTGCCGATCAGTTGCCCGGCGTGTGCGCCCCGGCCCACGGCGGCCTTGGTGGCCTTCACGACCAGCCCTTTGTCACCGGCCACGACCACCAGATCGGCGCCGCTCTGGTCCAGCAGCTTGTCGGCGGCGGCGCGCAGTTCGTTGCCTTCAATGCCCGCCAGTTTCAGCGCGGCCACCTGGAACCCGCCCAGTTCGCGGGTCTGGGCCGCTGCGCCCCCGCCACCCATCTGGGCCTCGGCCAGCTGGCGCTTGACGGCGGCCACCTCTTTTTCGGCGGCCTTCAGCTGGCCCTGCAGGCCAGACACCCGCGCTTCCAGGCCCTCGGGGCTGGTGTTCAGCAGGCCCGCCACCTTGGCGGCGGCGTTCAGGCGCTCGCGCACCCAGGCGGTGGCAGCCTCGCCCGCCAGGGCCTCCACGCGGCGCACGCCCGCCGCCACGTTCTCGTCACTCAGCAGCACGAAGGCGCCGATGTCGCCGGTGCGGCGTACATGGGCGCCGCCGCACAGTTCCTTGCTGCTCACAGGCTGGCCGTGGTAGCTCACGTCGCCTTCCACGCTCACCACGCGCACGGTTTCGCCGTACTTCTCACCGAACAGGGCGGTGGCCCCGGCGGCCTTGGCCTGGGCAATGGGCATTTCCTGCCACGACACCGCGAAGTTCGCGCTGATCCAGCGGCTCACCAGCGTTTCCACGGCGGCCAGTTCATCGGCACTCAAGGCCGCCCCGTGCGAGAAATCAAAGCGCAGGCGGTCAGCGGCCACCAGCGAGCCCTTCTGCGCCACGCCGCTCCCCAGCACCGCCCGCAGCGCGGCGTGCAGCAGGTGAGTGGCGGTGTGGTGGCGCTGGATGGCCTGCCGCCCACCAGACACCACGCCGCGCACGGTCATGCCGCTGCGCAACTCACCTTCTTCCACCAGCACGTCATGCAGGAACACACCCTGCGGCGTCTTGCGCGTGTCCCGGACCAGACCAGCGCCGCCTTCCCACTCCAGGCGCCCGGTGTCGCCCACCTCGCCGCCACCCTCGGCGTAGAAGGGGGTGCGCGACAGGACCACCGTGGCCTCGCTGCCCGCCGCCAGGTGCTCCAGGCGCTCGCCCGCGCCCACCAGCGCCAGCACCTGCCCTTCGGCCTGCAGGTCGTCGTAGCCCACGAACTCGGTGGGGGAGAGGCCGTCCAGGGCCTCCTGGTTGCTGCCAAACAGCTCGGACTTGCCGTATTTGCTGCCCGCGCGGGCAATGTTCTGGGCATTCTCCAGGCTCTCGGCGTACCCGGCCTCGTCCACGGTGATGCCGTATTCCTCGGCAATTTCCTTGGTCAGGTCTACTGGGAAGCCGTAGGTGTCGTAGAGCACAAAGGCGTGCTCGCCCGACAGCACGTCGCCCCGCTGCATGCCGGTCAGCAGGCCGCCCAGGCGCTGAATGCCGCCTTCGAGCGTCTTCAGAAAGCGCTCTTCCTCGGCGCGGATGGTGGCTTCAATCTTGGCCTGGTGCTCGCGCAGTTCGGGGTAGGCCTCGCCCATGCGCTCGACCACCAGGGGCACCAGCTGATACAGGCTGGGTTCGCGCAGGCCCAGCAGGTAGGCGTGGCGCGAGGCGCGGCGCAGAATCTTGCGCACCACATAGCCGCGCCCGGTGTTGCTGGGCGCTGAACCGTCGGCAATCACCATGCTCACCGAGCGGGTGTGCTCGGCCACCACGCGGTGCGACACGTTCTGCGGCCCCTCGTAGGGCTGGCCGCTCAGCTCTACCACCTTGGCGATGATGGGCGCGAACACATCGTTGCTGTAGAAGTCGTACACGTCCTGCACGACCGTCGCAATGCGCTCCAGGCCCATGCCAGTGTCAATGTTCTTGAACGGCAGATCCTTGAGGACCGGGGTGCCGTCGGGCAGTGGGTCCTGACGGTCATACTGGGGGAACACGCAGTTCCAGATTTCCAGAAAGCGGGCGCTCTCGCGGGTGTCGGCGTACTCGGCCCAGGTATCGTCGCCGTATTTGGGGCCACGGTCATAGAAGATCTCGCTGCACGGACCGCAGGGGCCGTTCGGGCCTTCCTTGGGTGCGTCTGCCGGCCAGAAGTTCTCGTCGGCCCCAAAGCGCAGAATCCGCTCGGGGGGCAGGCCAATCTCCTGGGTCCAGATGGCGAAGGCTTCCTCGTCATCCTGGTAGATCGTGGCGTGCAGCTTGCTGGGGTCCAGGCCCATCCAGTCCGGGCTGGTCAGGAATTCCCAGGCCCAGGTCAGGGCCTCGCGCTTGAAGTAGTCGCCAAAGCTGAAGTTGCCCAGCATTTCCAGCAGCGAGCAGTGGCGCAGCGTGCGCCCCACGTTTTCAATGTCGCCAATACGCAGGCACTTCTGCGCCGTGGTGACGCGCTTGCTGGCCACGCCGTCAAAGACCGCTGGCGCCCCCATGAACTGATCTTTGAAAGGCTGCATGCCCGCCACAGTGAAGAGGGTGGTGGGATCGGGCGCCACTGTGGAGTAACTGGGCAGGCGCAGATGCCCCTTGCTTTCGAAAAATTGCAGGTACTTCTCGCGAATCTGGGCCGTGGAGAGCGAGGTGGACATAGGAGAGAGTATAGCGAGGATGGGCGATTTACCGGCACACGGAAGAAGTCTTATTTGAAAGAGCTGATTGCAAATTATAGTTGCTTTGGATCGGTCATTTAACGGTTATAATTATCGATCTATTCGATCTTTTGCTATTTCCAAGAAATAACTGCGAGCAGTATGCCGAGTATGTACGACCATCGGTGGTTTTTCCCACTTCTAGCAAATACCTCGTATTTGATTTAGACTTTGCTAGTGAAGCATAAAGTTTATCATAACACTCTGTGACCTTGCCGCCATAGAATCTTTGTTGCTGGGGCAATATTTGGCGTCCGGTCGCTAATCGGTAGAAGTCGTCCACTATGACTGAATAATCAAGATTCAATTTATTTTTCGGATAGTCGATACCAATTTGGAGCACTAAACCCTTCACGAGGTTGTTCTCGTAATAAACATCGAAGAATGTCTCCAATTGCTTCCCGGAGGAGTCTTTGAATAGGACCTCATATTGCAGAACATCTGCTGATTCGTTGTTATCTACAGACTGACATTTGTATTTATTGCAAAATAAGGATGTTGTCAGGGTCTTTAGACTCCCTTGTCCTAACAATGCGGATGAGTGGGCTGTACAGGAAGCCAGCAGCGTAAGAAAAACAAAATATCTCATTTTGGCCTTATCCAGCATAGAACTCGACTCTCGAGAATCCACTTCCCATTCTTATTAGCCATGGAGATTGATTCGCTAAATTTGGTCTCTACATTTTGCTGCACGATTACGATGCTATCGTCGTTTACTTCGGCTATGATGGCAACATGGCCGAAGGTTGATGTGCCTATAACTATAATATCGCCTACTTGAGGCTTTTCCTTGCTCCCGGTTCGAAGTTTAGTTTTTATGTCATAGTTTCTATACTGTGGATGGCCACTGTGGCCCTTCTGGCCATCCTGTACATGGCTCTTGAACCAAGTTCCTGCATGACCCATTTCATGTAAATAGACTCCAGAATTTAAATGTGTAAACCTTCGAACAAACTCCACGCACTGCCATTTGAAACCATAGTACAAGCCACCTGCGCCAAAGTTATTGCCCCAAGTTTCCTTTTCTACTGTCCCATTATAATAAGCACTTATTCCTTTGAAGCTACCTATTTCAACCCCCTTTGTAATTCTCTGGATTTCTTCTTGTGTATATCCACCTTTCGGAATGTTGCGAACAGCGTCGCGCTGCTCATCCGTTAATTCTTCGATCCCTTCAATTTGGTCGCTGTTATTATTGGTCATCATTTGAGAGGCGGTGGCAGCGCCCCTTGCGATCACATCAGCAGAGTCAGTCCCATTTACTACTCGTCTTGCTCCCGAGAAGTCAATATTCGCGCCGGCAACATAAGAACTCAAGCTCTTTTTAGTAAATAATCCCATCATCATCCCCTTCGCGATGATCATGCCTGCTAAATCGCGATCACTTGCGGCGAGATCTGGATTCTCTACGATGTTGGGAATTTTGCCATCTATCTTATATCCACTCGGCTCTACAATCTCTTTCTGTGCTCGCGTGTAGCCTGCTTTCCCCGTGAGGTGGACATAGCCTCGACCTCTATACTTGTATCCATCTCCCGGCTTGGTGTTGCCCAGTTCCGTGATGTTTCTCTGCTTGCGTTTTGCCAAAATGGTTTGAGCAGATACGCCATCTGCTAGACGTTTGCTGTCAGACTTGAGAGTTTTAGTGGGATTGCAGCCATACTTCTGCTCGAAATAGTCTTCCGGATCCCAGCCGGAGTCATATTTCTCTCTAAGAGCAGTAAATCCGTTGGACTCCCAGATTCCAGTAGCAAGGATGTAAGCAACTTGGTTAATATCAGTGATTCCAGCTTTTTTACAATGGCGCAGAATGGCTTCAACGTGCTCTTTTGAGCTAGGGGTGAACGCCTTGCCCAGAGTTCTGGCGGTCTCCTGTGCCGCTTTGATGGCCGTCTGCACTTCTGCAGGTGAGACCTCAGTCTCGGCGTTCTGGCCTGCGGCGGAGCTGTCTGGATTTGCGCCCTGAGGCCCATTGCCAGCGGGTTTCGGAGCCACCCTCGGCGGCATCACCACAAAGCCCATCGCCATGCTCTCGACCTTGAATTCACCACTCGAAGTCTTGTTGTTGAAGCTGGTGGTGATCTTCTTGCCGTCGGGGCTGAATTTACCTTCAAACTCGGCGTTGTTGTCGGTGCCTTTCAACACGAAGGTGTTGTCCTCGCGGATCATGCCCTCTACACGCCAGCCGTCGTTGTTGCCGGGGGTGGCCATATAGCGGCCAGTTAACTGGCCGCTTTCGTCGCGGATAATGCGCAGCTGAAACTTCACGTCTTTGCCCTTGCCCACAAAGGTGCGCTCCCATTTCTTGGGGGCTTTTTTCAGGGCCATCGGCGCGGCGGGCTGCTGGGGCTTGGGCGCGGGCTTGCCGCCGTCGTTACTCAGTCGTTGTTCTGGGGAAAACATGGGGGACCTCCTGACCGGTTGTGCACTCAGGGTACCCAAGAGGCCTGGCCCCGCGCGCCGCAAATGAGGCAGGGGCCGCTGCACCTGTGTGCCTGCGGCCCCCCCTTGTTCCTTAATCCAGATCCACCGCCCACCACGCTTCCCGCTGGGCGGCCAGCCGCGCCCGGGGATCACCAATGGTGTCCAGCGCCCGGGCCAGGCCCTGCCAGTCACTCTCGCTCATGGGGTCAATGGCCAGGGCCCGCTGGTGAAACTGCGCGGCGTCGCGGTCGCGTCCGGCCAGGGTGGCGGCGCGGGCGGCAATGCCCAGCAGGCTCAGCTGCTTTTGCTCCAGGCGGGCGCGCACGTCGTCGGCCCAGGGGCTGTCGGTGCCGGGCAGAAACTGGCCATACTGGGTGACCAGTTCGCGCAGTTCTTCCAGCCCCAGGCTGCCCTGCTCGGCCTGGGCGGCCAGCAGTTCAAAGCGCTGCACGTCGTATTCGGGGTTCAGGTCGGCGTTCAGGGCGTAGCGGCGGTTGGCGCTCACCACCGCCTCGTTGCTCAGGCTGCGGCGCAACCGGTGAAGGGTGGTGTGAAACAGACTGCTGGCGCGGGCCTCGTCCTTCTCGGGCCACAGGGCCTCGGCGGCTTCCCAGCTGGTGACTTCCTTGTGTTCCAGCAGATAAAAGAACAGCTCCAGCGCCTTGCGGCTCACCCACGACACCGCGCTGCCCTTCCACACCACCTGCGCGGTGCCCAGGCCCTTGGCCTGCATGCCGCTTTCGCCCTGCAGGGTCAGGCCCGCGCGCCTCAGGCGGGCGTCAATGGCGGTGGTCAGGTCCTGGGGGGTAAAGGGCTTGGGCAGGTAGTCGTCGGCACCCAGGTTCATGCCGCGCCGCACATCGCCGCGTTCAGCATGGCTGGAAAGCAGCATGAACGGAATGGCCGAGAGCTGCTCGTGGGCCCGCACCTTTTCCAGGAATTCCAGACCCGTCATGTACGGCATCACCACGTCGCTGATGACCAGATCGGGGGTAAAGACCTTCAGCAGGTCCAGGGCCTCGACCGGGTGGGTGCTGGTGCGCACCTCGTGCCCGGCGCGGGACAGAATCACGCTGACAAGCTTGAGGATGGCGGCGTCGTCATCCACCACGAGGATGCGGGGCATGGCGTGAGTGTATTACGAAACCGGGCGGCCCTGGCGCCAGGACTAAAGACCAGCCCAACGCCCACGCGCCCAATGCACTACGCTGCCGCACATGACCCAGCCCACCCCGGCGGCCCCCGCGCCGCTGACCCTGCTGCAGGCCCGTACCCTGACCC
Protein-coding regions in this window:
- a CDS encoding CHAP domain-containing protein; protein product: MFSPEQRLSNDGGKPAPKPQQPAAPMALKKAPKKWERTFVGKGKDVKFQLRIIRDESGQLTGRYMATPGNNDGWRVEGMIREDNTFVLKGTDNNAEFEGKFSPDGKKITTSFNNKTSSGEFKVESMAMGFVVMPPRVAPKPAGNGPQGANPDSSAAGQNAETEVSPAEVQTAIKAAQETARTLGKAFTPSSKEHVEAILRHCKKAGITDINQVAYILATGIWESNGFTALREKYDSGWDPEDYFEQKYGCNPTKTLKSDSKRLADGVSAQTILAKRKQRNITELGNTKPGDGYKYRGRGYVHLTGKAGYTRAQKEIVEPSGYKIDGKIPNIVENPDLAASDRDLAGMIIAKGMMMGLFTKKSLSSYVAGANIDFSGARRVVNGTDSADVIARGAATASQMMTNNNSDQIEGIEELTDEQRDAVRNIPKGGYTQEEIQRITKGVEIGSFKGISAYYNGTVEKETWGNNFGAGGLYYGFKWQCVEFVRRFTHLNSGVYLHEMGHAGTWFKSHVQDGQKGHSGHPQYRNYDIKTKLRTGSKEKPQVGDIIVIGTSTFGHVAIIAEVNDDSIVIVQQNVETKFSESISMANKNGKWILESRVLCWIRPK
- a CDS encoding response regulator; amino-acid sequence: MPRILVVDDDAAILKLVSVILSRAGHEVRTSTHPVEALDLLKVFTPDLVISDVVMPYMTGLEFLEKVRAHEQLSAIPFMLLSSHAERGDVRRGMNLGADDYLPKPFTPQDLTTAIDARLRRAGLTLQGESGMQAKGLGTAQVVWKGSAVSWVSRKALELFFYLLEHKEVTSWEAAEALWPEKDEARASSLFHTTLHRLRRSLSNEAVVSANRRYALNADLNPEYDVQRFELLAAQAEQGSLGLEELRELVTQYGQFLPGTDSPWADDVRARLEQKQLSLLGIAARAATLAGRDRDAAQFHQRALAIDPMSESDWQGLARALDTIGDPRARLAAQREAWWAVDLD
- the alaS gene encoding alanine--tRNA ligase; its protein translation is MSTSLSTAQIREKYLQFFESKGHLRLPSYSTVAPDPTTLFTVAGMQPFKDQFMGAPAVFDGVASKRVTTAQKCLRIGDIENVGRTLRHCSLLEMLGNFSFGDYFKREALTWAWEFLTSPDWMGLDPSKLHATIYQDDEEAFAIWTQEIGLPPERILRFGADENFWPADAPKEGPNGPCGPCSEIFYDRGPKYGDDTWAEYADTRESARFLEIWNCVFPQYDRQDPLPDGTPVLKDLPFKNIDTGMGLERIATVVQDVYDFYSNDVFAPIIAKVVELSGQPYEGPQNVSHRVVAEHTRSVSMVIADGSAPSNTGRGYVVRKILRRASRHAYLLGLREPSLYQLVPLVVERMGEAYPELREHQAKIEATIRAEEERFLKTLEGGIQRLGGLLTGMQRGDVLSGEHAFVLYDTYGFPVDLTKEIAEEYGITVDEAGYAESLENAQNIARAGSKYGKSELFGSNQEALDGLSPTEFVGYDDLQAEGQVLALVGAGERLEHLAAGSEATVVLSRTPFYAEGGGEVGDTGRLEWEGGAGLVRDTRKTPQGVFLHDVLVEEGELRSGMTVRGVVSGGRQAIQRHHTATHLLHAALRAVLGSGVAQKGSLVAADRLRFDFSHGAALSADELAAVETLVSRWISANFAVSWQEMPIAQAKAAGATALFGEKYGETVRVVSVEGDVSYHGQPVSSKELCGGAHVRRTGDIGAFVLLSDENVAAGVRRVEALAGEAATAWVRERLNAAAKVAGLLNTSPEGLEARVSGLQGQLKAAEKEVAAVKRQLAEAQMGGGGAAAQTRELGGFQVAALKLAGIEGNELRAAADKLLDQSGADLVVVAGDKGLVVKATKAAVGRGAHAGQLIGKLAAAGGGKGGGRPDMAQAGISDAEAALGALDGAF